A region of the Geomonas subterranea genome:
TCTAGCCAAGAAACTGGAGACTCCGGTGGTGCGCCGTCAGGATGGCCCGAAATGTTACGACATGAACGCCTCAGTCTACGTCTGGCGCCGCGACTGCATGTTTGAGAGCGACTCAGTCTTCAACGCCGACACGCTCCTTTATGAAATGCCCGAGGAGCGCTCCATCGACATCGACTCCGAATTGGATTTTCAGTTTGTTGAATTCCTTATGAGGGCAAGGGGGAAGGAGTAGTTGATGTTTCTTTCTGAGTTGCTGCAACGAATCCGGTTCTGGAAAGCAGCCGACCGCATCGGACCGGACATCCCGTACACCCACTGGCGTCTGCACTTCAAGTCGACAATGCTGCGTCTTTGCAAGGAGAAGTTCCTCTTGTTCGATGACAGTGCCGATTTCAGGCCCGGCGCATATGCCATCTGCTGCTCCAAGATTTCGATTGGGAAGAGGGTGGTGGTGCGTCCAACCACGATGTTCTTTGCCGATCCTCGTGAGGGGGGGGCCGGAATCACAATCGAGGATGATGTCATGATGGGATCTGGCGTTCATCTGTACGTGAACAATCACCGGTTCGACAGCCCCGATATCCCGATCATCGATCAGGGACATTACGTCTCCGAGCCGGTCGTCCTCAAGAAGGGATGCTGGTTGGGAGCGAACGTCATCGTGCTCCCCGGAGTCACCATCGGAGAGAACTCCGTGGTCGGTGCCGGTAGCCTGGTAACAAAGTCTGTCCCGGCAGGCGTTCTTGCTGCCGGCAACCCGGCCAGGATTATCAGAAACATCGGAGACCAGGCGCCATGAGATACACAGCCGCCCTGGATGGCATTCGCGGCATTGCCATCGTCACCGTGTGTCTTGCCCACTACGGAGTTCCCATCCTTCAGCGGGGTGGATTCGGCGTCGATGTTTTCTTTACCTTGAGCGGGTTCTTAATCACCTCTATCCTTCTGGGAGAGTATTCCCGTCGTGGCGATATAGGTTTCCGTAACTTCTATATTCGTCGGTTACTGCGCTTGTTCCCAGCTCTTTTCTGTCTGCTGATCGTGTACGGAACCCTGGTCACCCTCTTCGGGAAAAACCTCAGTCGTCACTTCGGGGATATCGCACTGGTGTTCTTTTATGTAGCGAACTGGGCTGGCGCGGCGGGCCTGAACCGTCCCGGCGAACTTGGGCACACGTGGTCTCTTTCGGTGGAGGAACAGTTTTATTTCCTCTGGCCGGTCATTCTTTATGCCGTGGTAAAGAGGTGGGGCGGAAAAGGGCTTTTGGCTGCAAGCCTAACTCTGACGCTGCTTTCCATGTCAGAGACCTTTTTTATGTCAACATCAGCGCCTTGGTGGCGACTCTATTACGGTTTTGACACTCGCGCCTTCACCCTTCTCTTCGGGTGCTGTCTTGCCATAGCGTTTCACTTCTGGAATGATCGTGTCGTTTTGCCCAAGTCTTTGGAGAAGATTCTCCCCTTGCTGTCGTTCGGGGGCATCGCTTTGTTCATGCTGAGAAGGGATGCTTTTACCGCTGATCCCGGTTTCTTCAGCGGGCCAATATTCATTATCCCGGTTCTTACCTGTGGCCTGATCTACCTTGCTGTCAAGCCGGGATTCAATTTCAGCAAGTCGATCCTTTCGACGAAGCCACTGGTGTACTTCGGGAAAAGGTCATACGGCCTCTATCTTTGGCACTACTGGATACTGAACGTCGTCAACCCTAGAAACATCATTGTCTTACTGACATGTGCAGCCGCTTCACTGGTCGTAACAGAGCTCTCGTTCCGTTTTATCGAGATGCCCTTCTTGTCCTTGAAGCATCGGCTCGCAAAAGATGAAGCCCCTGCGCCGGCTGAGTCATTAACGGAACCGGTTGCAGCCTGATCACGATTTGCAGAGGGGGAGGCAGAATTGAAAGGTGTAGATATCGACAATAAAGTGGTGGTCATCACCGGTGCAGCCGGACGCATAGGCAGCGAGTATGCCCGCGCCGTCGCGGCGGCCGGAGCTGTCGCGGTTATTGCTGACACCTCTGAGGAAAACGGTAGAAAACTCGCCGACGAGATCAGGGCGAACTCAGGTAAGGCCGATTTCGAGCTGCTCGACATAACCTCCAAGGAATCAGTGCAGCGGCTGATATCTGCGCTGACAGAGCGCTATGGCAGATTGGATGCGTTGGTCAACAACGCCTATCCCCGCAATAAGCGCTATGGAGCCCGGTTCGAGGACGTCACTTACGAAGACTTCTGCGACAACGTCGGCACCCACTTGGGCGGTTATTTCCTGACGTCGCAGCAGTTCGGGCTGCACTTTCAAAAGCAGGGCTACGGGAACATCATCAACATGGCGTCGATTTACGGGGTGGTAGCCCCGCGCTTCGAGGTTTATGACGGGACGCGGATGACGATGCCGGTGGAGTACGCGGCTATAAAGTCCGCAGTAATACACCTGACGAAGTATCTTGCCAAGTACTTCAAAGGTTCCAACATCAGGGTCAACTGCATCAGCCCGGGTGGCATTCTCGATGCGCAGCCGGCCGAGTTTCTGGAGAAGTACCGTGCGTTCTCGCTCTCGAAAGGGATGCTGGACCCGCAGGACCTCACCGGAACGCTGCTATACCTGTTGAGCGACATGTCCAGATTCGTGAACGGGCAGAACATCGTGGTCGATGACGGATGGGCACTGTGAAAAAGGTCGTCTACATCTCCTGGATGCCGCTAAGCGAAAAGGTCGAGCGGGACTGGTACATTTCCTATCTTCAGGAGCATGGAGTGCCGGTAGAGTATTGGGATGTCACCTCGCTTTTGTTCAGTGAGGTTAAGTTTCAGCCTTCTTTGAATCGTGATTATCTCGTCGCGGTTACCAGCTATAAGCAGTTGCAATCCCTTCTGATTGGCTGCCAAGGGGGCGGCGCCAACTTTGTAATGATTGTCAATTATGAGAGTAGATTCAACCGGCTCTACCGGATGTTGTCCAGCTACGGCTGTCGGCTCTTTTTCTTCGAATGGGGGAACTTCCCAATCAAAGGCCGCAGCAGGGCAGGAAAATACGCGACGTTGCTCCGTCATCCTTCAAAATTCATTCGAGAAGTCTTGGGAAAATTGTCGGCATTGGTTGGCTCGAAGCTCATGCCAGTGAAGCCGTTCGACGTTGTTTTTGCAGCGGGATACGCTTCATTTGCCATGCACCCCAAGGCTGGAAAGAAGGTCGCAGTAAACCTGTGCGATTTTGATAACTATGTGAGGACAAAGGATGCCGATCAAAGGCTCATTACGGGGCGTTACTGTGTCTTTCTTGATATCAACTTGGCATATCATTCAGATCTAAAGCTTGTCGGATGGGATTTTGTCACTCCGTCCGAGTACGTAGCTTCGCTGGAACGATTTTTCGGGATGGTCGAAGAGCGTTACCACGTGCAGGTAGTGATAGCTGCTCATCCGAACGCGAATTATGGTGACTTGTACTTTGGACGCAAAGCTTTTAAGGGGGTGACGCCTGAACTCGTACGCGATGCGGAGTTTGTGATTTCGCATCATAGCACGGCTATAAGCTATGCCGTGCTCAACAGAAAGTCGCTGCTTTTCATCTACACGACGGAGATGGAGCGAATCTACCGTGACACCATAGTGGGATGGATGGGAGACTTTGCGGAATACCTAAATCAACCGATCTACAACATTGATGAGGTGCAAAGGGCTGAGACCATTGAACTTCGGGAGCCTGACCCAGAGCGGTATGACCTCTACAAATACAACTACCTGACCACTCCGGAGTCAGAGCATAGTTTCACTCGTGATATTTTCCTTGCCGAAATGAAGGCATGATTGAGGATATGTTTTGACTAAGGTGGCTTCTTTACAAAAGCGGTTCGCATTTAAACTCGGAGCCAATGTTTTCGGGATCCTTTTGGGTTTGGTAACCATGTCTTTCGTGCCGCGGGTACTTGGCCCGGAGCAGTTCGGGAAGTTTGAGTTCATCACCAACAACTTCAAACTCATCTTTGATACGCTGGCGCTGCAAGTACCCGTGGCTTACTTCAACTGGGTATCTCGGAAAGGACATAAGGAAGACACTGATCTCGCTACGGGAGCAACTTTTTATTTTTCACTGGCCATAGCCACACTGTTTGCTCTCTTTCTTGCCGTCTCGCACGCGTTCGGACTCCACGCATGGTTGTGGCCCGATGTCGCACCGGAGTATCTGTGGGCAGCTTTGGCTTTCACCATGGTGACCTTTCTGTACCAGTTTTTGGTCTATCTCTCAGATGGGAAATCGCTGACTGTGGGGTTGGAGCAGATACGCCTGGTGCAGAACACTCTAAAGTTCGCTGTGCTGGCATTACTGGCAGGGGGAGGCCTGCTCACTTTGGGGTCGTACTTGTGGGCACAGGTTGCCGTGGTGGCGGCGACGGTGGCACTATCGGTGAGGTGGCTCTACCGCCAAGATGCATGGCGATTGGCCGCAATCAGACCATGGAGATTTCCCAAGGAAGAGATACAGAGCTACGGTGCTTTCGTTTGGGATTACGCGCGTCCGCTTACGCTCCTAATGCTCGGCGGTTTTCTGTTTCTCTATTTCGACCGGTGGTTTCTACAGCTGATCGGTGGTTCCATGCAGCAAGGTTTCTTCGGGCTGTCGGACCGCTTGGGGCAAATTGCTTTTCTTTTTACTAGTGCCATGACGCCGTTGTTGACTCGGGAGTTTGCCCTGGCCCATGAGGAGAAGGACCATGCAAGGCTGCTAATACTCTTTGAGCGAATAAAGCTCTTCCTCTTCATAGCAACAGTTGCGAGTTGCTTCCTGTCTGTCCAAAGTGGCAACATAGTAGCTTTGATCGGTGGAGAAAAGTATAAGGGAGCGATCATACCTATCGCGCTGATGGCACTGTACCCGATTCACCAGACTTTCGGCCAGCTCAGCGGTGCGTTGATGGTTGCCACTGGGCAGACTGCACTGTATGCCAGGCTCGGCATCATCATGATGGTGGTAAGCCTGCCCATCACATATTTCTGCATAGCCCCCGTTTCTTTCGCCGTCCCCGGCCTCGCCCTCGGAGCCACAGGGCTGGCGCTGAAAATGCTGACCTGGCAGTTTGTCGGAACCAACGTCCAGTTGTTCTGCAACACACGGTATCTGCGTACTCCTTTCGCGAAATGGCTAGGCCTCCAGGTCATGATGGTTGCAGTAATCTATGGGATTGCATATACCTCCCATTTGGTTTCCGGCTACTTCAACCTTACGTGGCTGCTCCCGCTGTTGCAGTATCCAGCTGTTAGCGAAAACCTCATCCTGCATTCTTGTCGGCTGATTTCCGCCGGGCTTGTTTACCTCATAGCCATCGCAGGACTGATCTGGATGGTACCTGGCTTCGCGGGGATCACGCGGAAGGACATTATGGTGAATCCTTTGTCATTGCTGAGGAAATAAGACAGGTGACGAGCTTATGAAGATAATGCTGTACACCGAAACCTATAACCGGGGCGGGATCGATACCTTTATCGCCACGCTGATAAACCACTGGCCGGAGGCCGCGGACGAGTTCGTGCTGGTCTGCAACGAGGATTACCCCGGGTTGACGGTGATCCGGCAGAGGCTGCAGCGCCCCTGCAAGGTGGTGACGCACCGGATTCCCACCTACGCGCGCTGGGCGGAGAAGACCCGCGGCAACAAAGCCCTGGATACCTTACGGGTCTGCTCGTCGCCCTTGTCACGCTACCTCTTCATCGCCTCGGCGACGCGCAGGATCAAAGAGATCCTGCTGCGCGAGAACTGCGACCGGCTCATGGTGGTGAACGGAGGCTACCCCGGCGCGGATACCTGCCGGGCTGCGGGGATCGCCTGGGGGTGCTACTCGGGCAAGCCGCAGAGCATTCACAACTTCCATAACCTCGGCACCCCGGCCTCCCGCTGTGCAAAGCTCCAGGAGGACCGGGTCGATGCACTGCTGACCCGCTACACCAAGGCCTTCGTCACGGTGTCACGTGCGGCGGCGGATTCCCTCGCCGTCCGGCCCCAGATTTACGCCGACCGGGACAAGGTGCGCTTCGTCTACAACGGGCTCGACTTCTCCGGGCAGCAGGCGCCCACCACCGACATCCGCCGGGAACTTTCTCTTGCTCCGGACACGCCGCTGTGCCTGATGCTCGGCACCTACGAGGCGAGAAAAGGGCACAGCTTCCTGCTCCGGGCGTTCAAGAAGGCACTGCAGCGGGTGCCTCAGGCGCGGTTCCTCATCTGCGGACACGGCAGCCCGGAGGAAATAGACGCGGTAAGGGAGATGGTGCAGCAACTCGCTATCGGCGGCAACGTCCACGTCCTCGACTTCCGCTCGGACGCCATGCAGATCCTGCAGCAGGCCACCCTGCTCCTGGTGGGATCCCAGGAATTCGAGTCCTTCGGGCTTACCTGCGTGGAGGCGATGGCGCAGCGTGTCCCGGTGCTGGCGACCAGGGTGGGGGGGCTTCCCGAGGTGGTGCAGGATGGCGACGGCGGCTTCACCTTCGCCAGGGACGACGTCGACGGCTACGCCGCGCAGATGGTGCAACTGCTCCTCGACAAGGATCTGCACACCGAGCAGGGGCGCAAGGGATTCGAACGCTACCGCAGACTTTTCACCGCGCAAAGGATGACAGAGGAATATGCAAAACTCATCAGGTAACGACGCGGCGCAGCAGCAGGGGGTTCTCTTCAGCGTCGTCATTCCCGCCTACAATTCCGCGCCCTTCATCGCAAAGGCGCTCGATTCCGTTCGCGCCCAGACCCTGACCGATTACGAAGTGGTGATCACCAACGACGGGTCGAAGGACGAGACGGTGCAGGTGATCGAGGAGTACGCCCGGCGTCACCCGGACTACCCGGTAAAGCTCGCCAGCCAGCAGAACAAGGGGATCGGCGGCGCGCGCAACAACGGCATCTTCCGCTCCACCGGCCGCTTCATCGCCTTTCTCGACGCCGACGACTTCTGGCATCCGACCAAGCTGGAGCGTATGGCCGCGCTGCTGACACAGAAGCCCCTGATCGACGTCGCCTACCATGACGAGATCGAGGTCGCCTCTGACGGGACCAGGCGTCCGCTTTCCTATGACGAGGTTCGGGCGCCGGCCTACCAGGACCTGCTCTTTCGCGGCAACCGGCTTTCCACCTCGGCTACCGTGGTCCGTCGGGAACTGGCGCAAGCCATCGGCGGCTTCTCCGAAAACCTCGAATTCAACAGCGCCGAGGATTACGAGTTCTGGCTGCGGCTGGCCCGCGCCGGAGCCCGCTTCGCCCATCTCCCGGAAGTCCTTGGTGAGTACCATCGGGTGGAAGGAAGCATCACCCAGAAGATTGAGTACCACCACCGCAACATCTTCAACGTGGTGAGCTACCACCTGGAGCTGCTGCGCGCCGACGGCACCTGTCAGCCGGCATTCCTGGACCGCATGTACCGTCGCAAGAAGGCGGAGCACCTCGCGACGCTCGGGCGCGCCTTGGCCGGCGCCGGTGCCAAGGCAGAGGGGCTTCGGGTTCACTGGGAGGCGATGCGGGTGGATCCCCTGTGCCTGAAGATCTATACGAAGCTGGTGAGAACGCTTTTGTCATGACGGCAAACCTGCTGGTCGACATGGTGCACGGCAGCGGCCTGCACCGGCTCTTCGCCCCCTTTTACGGCGGCCATACCTCGGTGCTGCTCCTGCACCGGGTGCTGCCCGGCCCGCAGCGTGGACTCCCGTCGGACAACCTGAAGGTTACGCCGGAGTTTCTCGATGCGTTCGTTTCCGGCAGGCAAAAGGAGGGGTGGCGGTTCATTTCGCTCGACCACCTGGTGCAGGACTTCGATGACTGCGTGGCGCACGGCCGGAACATGGTGCTCACGCTGGATGACGGCTATCGCGACAACTTCGACCATGCCTGGCCGATCTTCTCAAGCCATGGGGTCCCTTTTACCGTCTACGTCGCCAACTCCTTTCCGGCTGGGACGGCTGACTTCTGGTGGTACACCCTGGAGGAGATGCTCCTCGTGCACCGCCGCATCGAACTGGAGTACCGGGAACAGCGCACAACGCTGGATCTTGTCGATCCCAGGAGCGCCTTCATCGCCTTCAAGGCGGTCTATCAACCCCTTCCGGCGCAGGACCAGGCTGAGCTGATGGCGGGGCTGCGAGAGCGTTACCCGCTCCCCGTCGCGCAGGAGAGACTGGCCATGACGTGGGACGAGGTTCGAGCCCTTGCGGCGGACGAACTTTGCAGCATCGGCTGCCACACGCTAAGCCATCGCAGTCTCGCGCCCCTGCCGCGGGACGAGGCCTTCCGTGAGCTGGTCGACTCGCGCGTGGAGCTCGAGCGCGAAACCGGTTGCCCCGTGCGCCATCTCGCCTATCCGTACGGCAAGGCGGTGGACGCCGGACGACGCGAGGAGGAACTGGCGCGGGATGCGGGTTTCCAAAGTGCCGTGACCACACGCATCGGCAATCTCCACGCCGGACATCGGGAGCATCCGCTCATGCTCCCCCGCATCCCGCTCTACGAGGGGGGGAAGAACGGCAAGCTGAGCGAGATCTTCCTCTCCGGCATGTACAGCGCCGTCACCAACGGATTCAGAAAGGTCGTCACCTATTGATCAAGCGGACGCCTGAAATAAAACTGCCGGGACTTGTGCAGCTTTTCCTGAGCGGCACAGCCTGCCAGGGGGACGAGCGGACCGGCTACACGGGGTACGCCCGCTTCGCGCTCTTGAATCTGCTGAAGGTGCTCGGCCTGGGGCGCGGCGACCGCATCCTGCTCCCCGCCTATATCTGCGACGTGGTGCTGCTGCCGCTGGCCGAGTTGGGGATCGAGCCGGTCTACTACGGAGTGACCCAGGATTTTCAGGTGGAGTGGGACAGCGTCGAGGTGAAGCCCGGCAGCCGCGCTTTCATCTCGGTGAACTACTTCGGGGTGAGCCAGGACTTTACCGCCATCGCCGACTACTGTGCCGCCCACAACCTGGTCTGGGTGAACGACAACGCGCACGGTTTCGCCAGCTCGCTTGGAGGCAAAAGCCTCGAGGAGTTCGGCGACTTCTCCTTCACCTCGTTCCGGAAGGTGCTGGGATCCGTCAACGGCGCCCGGGTCAGGATCAACAACGACCGATACCTGCCGCTGAAGGGAGAACTGGACCGGCTGAACGGGGCTGCGCCGCCGGAGTCGCGCCAGCGCTACCTCGCCTCCGCCACGCTGCGCACCGCAGGTATCCGGCTGCGCGCGCTCCCGGACTTCTCCGACCCCCGCGGGTTTTGCGACGATGACGTCAAGGCGCACCAGGCTGATGTTCTGGCATTGAAGCAACTGGCCGCGAGCGACCAGGACCGGATCCGGCAGCGCCGGCGCCAGCTGTACCAAACCCTGGAGCTGTTCCTGCTGGCGAACGGCGGCAAGGAGATGCTGCCGCTCCCCCGGCTTTTGCGGGAAGGAAACTCGCCGCTGGTTTTGCCTGTCGTCACGCAGGACCGCAACAGCTGGCTCGGGCTTATGAGCGCTGCCCGCCGGCACGGCCTCGATCTGCACACCTGGCCCTCGCTCCCGCCGACGGTGCTGGACCACGATGTTTGCGGCGCCGCCACCCTCTGGGGGCGGATGCTCTATCTCCCGCTCCACCAGGATCTGGAGCCGGAAAGTTATCTGCCGCTACTGCAAAAGGTGCTTGATGCAGCTTGAAGTGATCGACAACGAAAAAGGGCTTCTGGACCTGGGGCCGGAGTGGGAGGCGCTGGAGCGGAGATCGCCGGCGCATCTGTTCCAGAACCACCGTCTGCTGGCGAACTGGTACCTTCGCGCCGGCAAGGCGGGTGGTGCGGTCCCGGCCGTCATCGTCGGACGCGAGGACGGCGCCGTTCGCGCCATATTCCCGGGCTGCATCATCGCCAAGGGAGGGGTGCGCATCCTGACCTGGCTGGGCGGGTTCTTCATCGTGGACTACGGCGACGTGCTCATCGACCCGGCCTGCTCAACACCCCTCGACGAGTTCCTGCGCGAGGCGCTGCTCCGGCTCAAGAAGAAAGGCGGCTATCATGTCGGCTACTTCCAAAACATGCGCCACGACGCGCTGGCCTACCCCTATTTCAGCCGTGAGTTCAGGTTCTTCCGGGGTGATGTCGCTCCATTTATCGAACTGCAGGGTGGTTTCGAGCCGTATCTCGATTCGCTGAAGCGCTTCCGCAAGAAACAGAAATCGGACACGCTGCGCCAGATCAAGCGGCTGGAGGAGCTGGGCGAACTTGTTTTCAGCGTGGTGCCGGGCGCGGAGCCCCGGGCGGGCGAGGTGCTGGAGGCTTTCCTGGAGCAGAAGCGCTGGCGTTTCCAGGTTTCGGGCGTGCACGGGGTGCTCTGCAAGCCCGGCTACGAGGAGTTCTACCGCCAAGAGGTGCGCCTGAACCCGAACCTCCACCTCTGCTGCCTGACGCTGAACGGGGAGATCATCGCGACGCACCTCGGTTACCTCTACAAGAACAGGCTCTACTTCGTGATGCCCACCTATGATCATCGCTACGGCAAATATTCGCCGGGGCGTGTGCTGACCTACTACCTGATCCGGCACTGTTTCGAGCAGGGGGTGGAACTCTTCGATTTCTGCATCGGCCCCGAGGAGTACAAGTACGAGTGGACCGACCGCGACGTCCCCATCACCAGCTTCGTGAGCGACGACATCGCCGGCCGGCTGTTCCTCGGGGTCAAGAAGGCGAAGATCAAGGCGGACGAACTGTTGAAGCGCATCAAGGGAGTCAAGGGATGAGCGAGAGGCGAACCGCCGCCACGGTTTCCGTGATCATCGCGGCCTACAACGCGGAAAAGTACATCGCGCACGCGGTCGACAGCGTCCTGGCGCAGAGCTATCCCTGCGTCGAGTGCATCGTGGTCGATGACGGCTCCACCGACGGGACCGCGGAGATCGTCAAGGGGTACGGGAGCCGGGTGCGCTACCTGTACCAGCAAAACGCGGAGCGGTCCGCCGCGCGCAATAACGGCATGAGGGAGGCACGCGGCGAACTCATCTCCTTCCTTGATGCCGACGACCTGCTGGCGCCGGAGAAGTTGGCCGAGCAGGCGGCCTTTCTGGCAGAGCATCCGGAGTACGACGTCGCCTACTCGAGGGTCAGCTATTTCAATGATAAGGACGGCTCCAGCTTCACGCCGCAGCGCAGAACCCCCAGCGGCGACATCGTGGCCGACCTCTTGTACGGCAACTTCATCACCATCCACTCGCCGCTCATCCGCCGCGATGCGGCGCTGCGGGGCGGCGGATTCGACCCCGCCTGCAACCGTTACGAGGACTGGGACTTCCTGCTGCGCCTGGCGCTCGCAGGGGCGAAGTTCGGGTTTCAGGACCGCCTGCACGCCAAGGTGCGGCTCCATCCCGGCAACACCATCGGAGACCAGGTGAAGATGTTCGAGGCGAAGCTGCGGGTCGCGGAACGGATCGCGGAGGTGTACGCTGCCGAGCTGAAGCGGCGCTCGGTCGATGTGCGGGGGCTCGTCGCCTTCCACCAGGCGGATTACGGCCGGATTCTGGTGCTGGCGGGGCGGGGCGCGGAAGGTAGGGCGCTGATCCGCGAGGCGGTGCGCATCCCGTTCCCGAACCGTAAGATATTCGTCGTCTTCGGTCTTGCCGCCGGACTCTTCGGCTCCGGAATCCTGGTGGCGGCGCAACAGCTGTACGACCGGGTGGTCAAGGGCAAGCGGGCCGCCAAGGGAGGGAGCGCGTGAAAGTCGTCTTCATCGCACCGTTCGGCATCCGTCCCAAGGGGACCGTGCTCGCCCGCATGGTGCCGCTGGCCGTGGAACTGCAGCGGCGCGGCCACGAGGCGGTCATCGTCGCGCCCCCATACACCAACCCTGAAAGCTCCGGCACGGTTGAGGTCGTACGCGGCGTGCCGGTCAAGAACATCGTCCTGGGACCGAAGCACAAGGCTGTGGCCGCCCCCTTTCTCGCCTGGCGCCTGTTCCGCGCCGCCCTGGCCGAAAAGCCGGACCTGGTGCACCTTTTTAAGCCCAAAGGGTACGGCGGGCTGACCGCGATGCTCCAGCTTTGCTGCGAACGGCTGGGCATCCGCATGCCGCCGCTCTTTCTCGACACCGATGACTGGGAAGGGAAGGGGGGCATGAACGACCAGCTGCAGTACTCGGCGGCGGAGCGGCAGCTCTACGCTTTCCAGGAGCAGTGGCTGCC
Encoded here:
- a CDS encoding glycosyltransferase family 2 protein, which produces MSERRTAATVSVIIAAYNAEKYIAHAVDSVLAQSYPCVECIVVDDGSTDGTAEIVKGYGSRVRYLYQQNAERSAARNNGMREARGELISFLDADDLLAPEKLAEQAAFLAEHPEYDVAYSRVSYFNDKDGSSFTPQRRTPSGDIVADLLYGNFITIHSPLIRRDAALRGGGFDPACNRYEDWDFLLRLALAGAKFGFQDRLHAKVRLHPGNTIGDQVKMFEAKLRVAERIAEVYAAELKRRSVDVRGLVAFHQADYGRILVLAGRGAEGRALIREAVRIPFPNRKIFVVFGLAAGLFGSGILVAAQQLYDRVVKGKRAAKGGSA